From Serinicoccus profundi, the proteins below share one genomic window:
- the sufB gene encoding Fe-S cluster assembly protein SufB: MSTNIEELNPGLKDLGKYEYGWADRDEAGASARRGLSEDVVRDISGRKDEPEWMLEQRLKALRLFGKKPMPHWGADLSDIDFDNIKYFVKSTEKQATSWEDLPEDIKNTYDRLGIPEAEKQRLVAGVAAQYESEVVYHQIREDLEEKGVLFLDTDTALREHGDLFREYFGSVIPSGDNKFSALNTAVWSGGSFIYVPKGVHVDIPLQAYFRINTENMGQFERTLIIADEGSSVHYVEGCTAPIYKTDSLHSAVVEIVVKKNAKVRYTTIQNWSNNVYNLVTKRATCDEGATMEWIDGNIGSKVTMKYPAVFLLGEYSKGETLSVAFAGEGQHQDAGSKMVHAAPHTSSTIVSKSVARGGGRSSYRGLVQINEGAHHSRSSVVCDALLVDQISRSDTYPYVDVREDDVQMGHEATVSKVSEDQMFYLMSRGMSETEAMAMIVRGFVEPIARELPMEYALELNRLIELQMEGAVG, encoded by the coding sequence ATGAGCACCAACATCGAGGAGCTCAACCCAGGCCTGAAGGATCTGGGCAAGTACGAGTACGGCTGGGCCGACCGGGACGAGGCCGGAGCATCGGCCCGTCGTGGGCTGTCCGAGGACGTCGTGCGCGACATCTCGGGCCGGAAGGACGAGCCGGAGTGGATGCTGGAGCAGCGGCTCAAGGCGCTGCGCCTGTTCGGCAAGAAGCCGATGCCCCACTGGGGCGCCGACCTCTCCGACATCGACTTCGACAACATCAAGTACTTCGTGAAGTCCACCGAGAAGCAGGCCACCAGCTGGGAGGACCTGCCCGAGGACATCAAGAACACCTACGACCGGCTCGGCATCCCCGAGGCGGAGAAGCAGCGCCTCGTCGCCGGTGTCGCCGCGCAGTACGAGTCCGAGGTCGTCTACCACCAGATCCGTGAGGACCTGGAGGAGAAGGGTGTCCTCTTCCTGGACACCGACACCGCCCTGCGCGAGCACGGCGACCTCTTCCGGGAGTACTTCGGCTCGGTCATCCCCTCGGGCGACAACAAGTTCTCCGCGCTCAACACGGCCGTCTGGTCGGGCGGGTCGTTCATCTACGTCCCCAAGGGTGTCCACGTCGACATCCCGCTGCAGGCCTACTTCCGGATCAACACCGAGAACATGGGTCAGTTCGAGCGGACGCTCATCATCGCCGACGAGGGCTCCTCGGTGCACTACGTCGAGGGCTGCACGGCGCCGATCTACAAGACCGACAGCCTGCACAGCGCCGTCGTCGAGATCGTCGTGAAGAAGAACGCCAAGGTCCGCTACACCACGATCCAGAACTGGTCCAACAACGTCTACAACCTCGTCACCAAGCGGGCGACCTGCGACGAGGGCGCGACGATGGAGTGGATCGACGGCAACATCGGCTCCAAGGTGACGATGAAGTACCCGGCCGTCTTCCTCCTCGGCGAGTACTCCAAGGGCGAGACGCTGTCCGTCGCCTTCGCCGGTGAGGGCCAGCACCAGGACGCCGGTTCCAAGATGGTGCACGCCGCACCGCACACCTCCTCGACCATCGTCAGCAAGTCGGTGGCGCGTGGCGGTGGCCGGTCCTCCTACCGTGGCCTGGTCCAGATCAACGAGGGCGCCCACCACAGCCGCTCCTCCGTGGTCTGCGACGCGCTGCTGGTCGACCAGATCTCCCGGTCCGACACCTACCCCTACGTCGACGTCCGCGAGGACGACGTGCAGATGGGTCACGAGGCGACCGTCTCCAAGGTGTCCGAGGACCAGATGTTCTACCTCATGTCCCGAGGCATGTCCGAGACCGAGGCCATGGCGATGATCGTGCGCGGCTTCGTGGAGCCGATCGCCCGCGAGCTGCCCATGGAGTACGCCCTCGAGCTCAACCGCCTCATCGAGCTGCAGATGGAAGGAGCCGTCGGCTGA
- a CDS encoding helix-turn-helix transcriptional regulator yields MAQVPAAMAEVHDESRTRDRVRRAVGEQAPVTASVLAKDLGLTPAAVRRHLDALDEAGLIAEHDGPLPGRRGRGRPARAYVLTALGQEQFRTSYDGVANAALHYLADRVGVPAVESFAEAQIAQLEQRLRASVDRTLAEAGTDDLQTRTTALALALSQEGYAASARPVGEGTGLAGIQLCQGHCPVREVATEFPQFCEAETKAIARILHVHVQRLATLAGGEHVCTTFVPTGALGTAPPSPEERASAPPFVIPRTPAPPQTPPNHPEHRTDERT; encoded by the coding sequence ATGGCACAGGTGCCCGCAGCCATGGCGGAGGTGCACGACGAGTCCCGGACCCGGGACCGGGTGCGCCGCGCCGTCGGCGAGCAGGCGCCGGTGACCGCCAGCGTCCTGGCCAAGGACCTCGGCCTCACCCCTGCTGCCGTCCGGCGCCATCTCGACGCGCTGGACGAGGCCGGGCTCATCGCCGAGCACGACGGGCCGCTGCCGGGGCGTCGTGGTCGCGGCCGACCCGCCCGGGCCTACGTCCTCACCGCCCTGGGCCAGGAGCAGTTCCGCACCAGCTACGATGGCGTCGCCAACGCCGCCCTGCACTACCTCGCCGACCGCGTGGGGGTCCCGGCCGTCGAGTCCTTCGCCGAGGCCCAGATCGCCCAGCTCGAGCAGCGCCTGCGTGCCTCGGTCGATCGCACCCTGGCCGAGGCCGGTACCGACGACCTGCAGACCCGCACCACCGCGCTGGCGTTGGCGCTGTCGCAGGAGGGGTATGCCGCATCGGCGCGCCCCGTGGGGGAGGGCACCGGGCTCGCCGGCATCCAGCTGTGCCAGGGGCACTGCCCGGTGCGCGAGGTGGCCACCGAGTTCCCGCAGTTCTGCGAGGCCGAGACCAAGGCGATTGCCCGCATCCTCCACGTCCACGTCCAGCGGCTGGCGACGCTCGCGGGCGGGGAGCACGTCTGCACGACGTTCGTGCCGACCGGGGCCCTCGGAACTGCACCCCCGAGCCCGGAAGAAAGAGCGAGCGCCCCGCCGTTCGTCATACCGAGGACCCCTGCACCACCACAGACCCCACCGAACCACCCCGAGCACCGCACCGACGAGAGGACGTGA
- a CDS encoding ABC transporter permease, translated as MSAAPAVPRADTVPAARRVLAQARFEALGLLRHGEQLLVSVVLPVLALVGLSLVTFPELAVGRWAGAARIDALTPGVLALTVLSTAFTGQAILLGFERRWGVLRLLGTTPLGRGGLLLAKTTAVLGALALQLLLVAVVALLLGWRPDPLGILPAAVAVVLGTLALVALAVCVGGALRAEAVLALANLVWVLLAGVGGTLVPASTLPGGALLSLLPTAALGDALRDAFILGGWNLPALVVLLVWGVLGGLLARVLLRWSD; from the coding sequence ATGAGTGCCGCACCGGCTGTCCCGCGCGCTGACACCGTCCCAGCAGCCCGTCGCGTGCTCGCCCAGGCTCGCTTCGAGGCCCTGGGGCTGCTCCGGCACGGGGAGCAGCTGCTCGTCTCGGTGGTGCTGCCCGTGCTCGCCCTCGTCGGCCTGAGCCTCGTGACCTTCCCCGAGCTCGCCGTCGGCCGTTGGGCCGGCGCGGCCCGGATCGACGCCCTCACCCCCGGGGTCTTGGCCCTCACCGTCCTGTCGACCGCCTTCACCGGGCAGGCCATCCTGCTCGGGTTCGAGCGGCGCTGGGGGGTCCTGCGGCTCCTCGGCACCACGCCCCTGGGCCGGGGCGGCCTGCTGCTGGCCAAGACCACCGCCGTGCTCGGCGCCCTGGCCCTCCAGCTGCTCCTCGTCGCGGTGGTGGCCCTGCTGCTCGGATGGCGCCCCGACCCCCTCGGGATCCTTCCTGCGGCGGTGGCCGTGGTCCTCGGGACCCTCGCGCTCGTCGCGCTCGCGGTCTGCGTCGGCGGGGCGCTGCGTGCAGAGGCGGTCCTGGCGCTGGCCAACCTCGTGTGGGTCCTGCTCGCCGGCGTGGGCGGCACCCTCGTGCCGGCGAGCACCCTGCCCGGCGGTGCGCTCCTCTCGCTGCTGCCCACCGCGGCCCTGGGGGACGCACTGCGGGACGCCTTCATCCTGGGGGGCTGGAACCTTCCTGCCCTGGTCGTGCTGCTGGTGTGGGGGGTCCTCGGGGGGCTGCTCGCGCGGGTGCTCCTGCGCTGGTCGGACTAG
- a CDS encoding ABC transporter ATP-binding protein — MTQAGAHPWAVELREVSRRFGRTEALRGLTLRAAPAEVTCVLGPNGAGKTTAVEIAVGLQRPDGGEVRVLGQDPLAAPAAHRDRVGVMLQDGGLPQAVTARALLRHLAQLYAAPVDVAGLSARLGITDFDRTTVRRLSGGQRQRVALAAALVGDPDVAFLDEPTAGLDPHARREVHALVREVATAGTAMVVTTHSFEEAQRLADRVVVVVGGRVGAAGTVEQVCAEVGEPGLEEAYFALTDRVLR; from the coding sequence GTGACGCAGGCCGGCGCCCACCCCTGGGCCGTCGAGCTGCGCGAGGTCTCCCGTCGCTTCGGCCGCACCGAGGCCCTGCGCGGTCTCACGCTGCGTGCCGCGCCGGCCGAGGTCACCTGCGTCCTCGGGCCCAACGGCGCGGGGAAGACGACCGCGGTCGAGATCGCCGTCGGGCTGCAGCGACCGGACGGGGGAGAGGTCCGGGTGCTCGGCCAGGACCCTCTCGCCGCTCCTGCGGCCCACCGTGACCGCGTCGGCGTCATGCTCCAGGACGGCGGGCTGCCGCAGGCGGTCACGGCCCGGGCCCTGCTGCGCCATCTCGCTCAGCTCTACGCCGCACCCGTCGACGTGGCGGGGCTCTCGGCGCGGCTCGGGATCACCGACTTCGACCGGACGACGGTCCGGCGGCTCTCCGGTGGGCAGAGGCAACGCGTAGCCCTCGCCGCGGCTCTCGTGGGGGACCCGGATGTCGCCTTCCTCGACGAGCCGACCGCGGGCCTCGACCCGCACGCCCGCCGGGAGGTGCACGCCCTCGTGCGTGAGGTCGCCACGGCCGGGACCGCCATGGTTGTGACGACGCATTCTTTCGAGGAGGCGCAGCGCCTGGCCGACCGGGTCGTGGTCGTGGTGGGGGGCCGCGTGGGTGCGGCGGGCACCGTCGAGCAGGTCTGCGCGGAGGTGGGGGAGCCGGGGCTCGAGGAGGCCTACTTCGCCCTCACCGACCGGGTGCTGCGATGA
- a CDS encoding COX15/CtaA family protein, translating to MTTSTTSARASASPGAYLLERLLPRSPGRWLRVTAWASLLANALLVLTGGLVRLTGSGLGCPTWPRCTDASWTNTPEMGVHGVIEFGNRLLTFLLAAIAVLTFLAVLRLRREHRDLFVIALLMGLGIPLQAVLGGITVITGLNPWVVGIHFVVSAVLIALGGVLVNRARRASLPQVAHAHRGGQVRSDRRALRTLGLVIAVSVALAVYLGTLVTGTGPHSGDSGEVARHTFDAYLVTRAHAVPVYVLVAATFAALVAAIVRAWPTPVRRGLLVLAVVVLAQGAVGYYQFFSGLPIGAVTLHLVGAATLVAVSAMTVETMYAVSAAVRPTTVPSSPRVASR from the coding sequence ATGACGACCTCCACGACCTCCGCGCGCGCGTCCGCCTCGCCCGGGGCATACCTCCTGGAGCGGTTGCTGCCCCGCTCGCCCGGCCGGTGGCTGCGGGTCACGGCCTGGGCCTCGCTGCTCGCCAACGCGCTGCTCGTCCTCACCGGCGGGCTGGTGCGTCTCACCGGGAGCGGGCTGGGGTGCCCGACCTGGCCCCGGTGCACCGACGCCTCGTGGACCAACACCCCGGAGATGGGGGTCCACGGCGTCATCGAGTTCGGCAACCGGCTGCTCACCTTCCTGCTGGCCGCGATCGCCGTCCTCACCTTCCTCGCCGTGCTGCGGCTGCGCCGTGAGCACCGTGACCTCTTCGTCATCGCGCTGCTCATGGGACTCGGCATCCCGCTGCAGGCGGTGCTCGGGGGGATCACCGTCATCACCGGCCTCAACCCCTGGGTGGTCGGCATCCACTTCGTGGTCTCCGCCGTCCTCATCGCCCTGGGCGGCGTCCTCGTCAACCGCGCGCGCCGCGCGAGCCTGCCGCAGGTCGCGCACGCCCACCGCGGCGGCCAGGTGAGGTCGGACCGCCGGGCCCTGCGCACCCTGGGCCTGGTCATCGCGGTCAGCGTCGCCTTGGCCGTCTACCTCGGCACCCTCGTCACCGGCACCGGTCCGCACTCCGGCGACTCCGGTGAGGTCGCCCGCCACACCTTCGACGCCTACCTCGTCACCAGGGCGCACGCCGTTCCGGTCTACGTGCTGGTGGCCGCGACCTTCGCGGCGCTCGTGGCGGCGATCGTCCGGGCGTGGCCCACCCCCGTGCGGCGCGGGCTGCTCGTGCTCGCGGTGGTGGTGCTCGCGCAGGGTGCGGTCGGCTACTACCAGTTCTTCTCCGGTCTGCCGATCGGTGCCGTCACGCTCCACCTCGTCGGGGCCGCGACGCTCGTCGCGGTGAGCGCCATGACCGTCGAGACGATGTATGCCGTGAGCGCCGCGGTCCGCCCGACGACGGTCCCGTCGTCGCCGCGGGTGGCGAGCCGGTGA
- a CDS encoding heme o synthase: MTTLDPRPAHPGRGRPGASGHGGRGWRQVLRDYVSLTKPRIIELLLVTTFPVMFLAERGVPPVWLIVATLVGGTLAAASANVLNCYLDRDIDAQMHRTSTRPLVTGAIAPRDALVFGGVLGVGAVLWLGLVVNWLSAWLALGAIALYVVFYTIVLKRRTSQNIVWGGVAGCMPVLIGWSAVTDGLSWSALILFLVVFFWTPPHYWPLSMRFKEDYANAGVPMLPVVAEDVAVGRQVVAYAWVTVLVSLVLVPVAPMGWIYTVVAVVAGAVFVAESHRLLSRARAGVTGPALGAMRLFHFSISYLTLLFLGVAVDPLLFLPLR; encoded by the coding sequence GTGACCACGCTCGACCCACGCCCTGCCCACCCCGGACGGGGACGGCCCGGGGCCTCGGGCCACGGCGGTCGGGGCTGGCGGCAGGTGCTCCGCGACTACGTCTCGCTCACCAAGCCCCGCATCATCGAGCTGCTGCTGGTGACGACCTTCCCCGTGATGTTCCTCGCCGAGCGGGGCGTCCCTCCCGTCTGGTTGATCGTCGCCACGCTGGTCGGTGGGACCCTCGCCGCCGCCTCGGCCAACGTCCTCAACTGCTACCTCGACCGCGACATCGACGCGCAGATGCACCGCACCTCCACCCGCCCGCTGGTCACCGGCGCCATCGCCCCCCGGGACGCCCTCGTCTTCGGTGGCGTCCTCGGGGTCGGTGCGGTCCTGTGGCTCGGCCTGGTCGTCAACTGGCTCTCGGCGTGGCTGGCGCTCGGGGCGATCGCGCTCTACGTCGTCTTCTACACGATCGTGCTCAAGCGCCGCACCAGCCAGAACATCGTCTGGGGCGGGGTGGCCGGGTGCATGCCGGTCCTCATCGGCTGGTCGGCCGTGACCGACGGCCTGTCGTGGTCGGCGCTCATCCTCTTCCTCGTCGTCTTCTTCTGGACGCCACCGCACTACTGGCCGCTGTCGATGAGGTTCAAGGAGGACTACGCCAACGCCGGGGTCCCCATGCTCCCGGTCGTCGCCGAGGACGTCGCCGTCGGTCGCCAGGTCGTCGCGTACGCCTGGGTCACCGTGCTCGTCTCGCTCGTGCTCGTGCCGGTCGCGCCCATGGGATGGATCTACACCGTGGTGGCCGTCGTGGCCGGCGCGGTGTTCGTCGCCGAGTCGCACCGGCTGCTCTCCCGCGCGCGGGCCGGCGTCACCGGGCCCGCCCTCGGGGCGATGCGGCTGTTCCACTTCTCCATCAGCTACCTCACCCTGCTCTTCCTCGGGGTGGCGGTCGACCCGCTGCTCTTCCTGCCGCTGCGATGA
- the tkt gene encoding transketolase has product MTTSTENYTAGRDSALTRPVSSQVGWTDADVRAVDTARLLAADAVEKCGSGHPGTAMSLAPLAYLLFQNVMTHDPSDPHWLGRDRFVLSAGHSSLTQYVQLYLSGYGLELEDLQALRTWGSKTPGHPEVHHTDGVEITTGPLGSGLASAVGMAMAQRRQRGMFDPEAAPGESPFDHQIWVIASDGDIMEGVSSEASSLAGHQELSNLTVIYDQNFISIEDDTDISFSEDVALRYQAYGWATEVVDWRAKAPYTENIDALYAALQSAKARTDRPTLVLLRTIIAWPAPDAQDTGAAHGSALGAEEISATKKLLGFDARKTFEVDEEVLAHARGVVDRGQAAHAAWEKTYQAWREAQPERAALLDRLRAHELPAGLDAALPTFPADAKGMATRKASGEVLTALADVMPELWGGSADLAGSNNTTMKGQPSFVPSSKSTEMFPGDEYGRTLHFGIREHAMGMMLNGICLEGLTRPYGGTFLTFSDYMRPSIRLAAIQQVNPIYVWTHDSIGLGEDGPTHQPIEHLAALRTIPGLDVVRPADANETSVAWRAILGITDNPTALILTRQNVPTFSRSDMNPAEGAARGGYVLVDAVGGTPDVILVGTGSEVQLAVQAREQLEAQGVHARVVSMPCREWFSAQDRAYREEVLPPSVRARVSVEAAVAQGWREIVGDAGRIVSLDHYGASADYERLYTEFGITAEAVAAAAHDSIEDASGVPVPGGAEVPDDGGSETVGA; this is encoded by the coding sequence GTGACCACCTCCACCGAGAACTACACCGCCGGTCGCGACAGCGCGCTGACCCGGCCGGTCTCCTCGCAGGTCGGGTGGACCGACGCCGATGTCCGTGCCGTCGACACGGCCCGGCTCCTCGCGGCCGACGCCGTCGAGAAGTGCGGCAGCGGCCACCCGGGCACCGCGATGAGCCTGGCCCCGCTGGCCTACCTGCTCTTCCAGAACGTCATGACGCACGACCCGAGCGACCCGCACTGGCTGGGTCGCGACCGGTTCGTGCTCTCCGCGGGCCACTCGAGCCTGACGCAGTACGTCCAGCTCTACCTCTCCGGCTACGGCCTGGAGCTGGAGGACCTCCAGGCCCTGCGCACCTGGGGCTCCAAGACCCCCGGCCACCCGGAGGTCCACCACACGGACGGGGTGGAGATCACCACCGGTCCCCTGGGCTCGGGGCTCGCCTCCGCGGTCGGCATGGCCATGGCGCAGCGCCGTCAGCGCGGCATGTTCGACCCCGAGGCCGCTCCCGGTGAGTCGCCCTTCGACCACCAGATCTGGGTCATCGCCTCCGACGGCGACATCATGGAGGGGGTCTCCTCCGAGGCCAGCTCGCTCGCCGGGCACCAGGAGCTGTCCAACCTCACGGTCATCTACGACCAGAACTTCATCTCCATCGAGGACGACACCGACATCTCCTTCAGCGAGGACGTCGCCCTGCGCTACCAGGCCTACGGCTGGGCGACGGAGGTGGTCGACTGGCGAGCCAAGGCGCCCTACACCGAGAACATCGACGCGCTGTATGCCGCGCTCCAGTCCGCCAAGGCGCGCACCGACCGCCCGACGCTGGTGCTGCTGCGGACCATCATCGCCTGGCCCGCGCCGGACGCCCAGGACACCGGCGCCGCCCACGGCTCCGCGCTCGGCGCCGAGGAGATCTCGGCGACCAAGAAGCTCCTCGGTTTCGACGCCCGCAAGACCTTCGAAGTCGACGAGGAGGTCCTCGCTCACGCCCGCGGTGTCGTCGACCGCGGTCAGGCGGCCCACGCGGCCTGGGAGAAGACCTACCAGGCCTGGCGCGAGGCCCAGCCGGAGCGCGCCGCGCTGCTCGACCGGCTGCGGGCCCACGAGCTCCCGGCCGGCCTCGACGCCGCGCTGCCCACCTTCCCGGCCGATGCCAAGGGCATGGCCACCCGCAAGGCGTCCGGCGAGGTGCTCACCGCGCTGGCCGACGTCATGCCGGAGCTGTGGGGTGGCTCGGCCGACCTGGCAGGCTCCAACAACACGACGATGAAGGGCCAGCCGAGCTTCGTCCCGTCCTCGAAGTCGACCGAGATGTTCCCCGGCGACGAGTACGGCCGCACGCTGCACTTCGGCATCCGCGAGCACGCGATGGGCATGATGCTCAACGGCATCTGCCTCGAGGGGCTCACCCGTCCCTACGGCGGGACCTTCCTCACCTTCTCCGACTACATGCGCCCCTCGATCCGGCTGGCCGCGATCCAGCAGGTCAACCCGATCTACGTGTGGACGCACGACAGCATCGGGCTGGGCGAGGACGGCCCGACCCACCAGCCGATCGAGCACCTCGCCGCGCTGCGGACCATCCCGGGTCTCGACGTCGTCCGACCGGCCGACGCCAACGAGACCTCCGTGGCCTGGCGGGCCATCCTCGGGATCACCGACAACCCGACGGCGCTCATCCTCACCCGTCAGAACGTCCCGACCTTCTCCCGGAGCGACATGAACCCGGCCGAGGGTGCGGCCCGGGGTGGCTACGTCCTGGTCGACGCCGTGGGCGGAACCCCCGACGTCATCCTCGTCGGCACCGGCTCCGAGGTGCAGCTGGCGGTGCAGGCGCGCGAGCAGCTCGAGGCCCAGGGGGTGCACGCGAGGGTCGTGTCCATGCCCTGCCGCGAGTGGTTCAGCGCACAGGACCGCGCCTACCGCGAGGAGGTGCTGCCCCCGTCCGTGCGCGCCCGGGTCAGCGTCGAGGCCGCGGTGGCCCAGGGCTGGCGCGAGATCGTGGGCGACGCGGGTCGGATCGTGAGCCTGGACCACTACGGCGCCTCGGCCGACTACGAGCGCCTCTACACCGAGTTCGGCATCACCGCGGAGGCCGTCGCCGCCGCCGCGCACGACTCGATCGAGGACGCCTCCGGTGTCCCGGTCCCGGGCGGCGCCGAGGTCCCCGACGACGGCGGCTCCGAGACCGTGGGCGCCTGA
- the tal gene encoding transaldolase gives MTDHARTTLHDLDDAGVSVWLDDLNRPMITSGELQAYVDRGVLGVTTNPTIFAAALAEGEAYTDQVRDLAAAGADVDEAVFALTTEDVRNACDVLMPVYERTGGQDGRVSIEVDPGAAKDTERTVQIAERLWSEIDRPNLLVKIPATVEGLPAISQTLAKGISVNVTLIFSLDRYRGVMNAYLTGLEQAREHGVDLSTIRSVASFFVSRVDAEIDARLEKIGTEEALALRGQAGLANARLAYQAFEEVFGTPRWQNLADDGATLQRPLWASTGVKNPDYSDTMYVTGLVAPQTVNTMPAKTLEATVDHAELEGDTVTGSYAQAQQVLDDLERVGVSYAEVVDQLETEGVDKFEASWSELLGTVQDELDKAATSQDGQENSR, from the coding sequence ATGACTGACCACGCCCGCACCACCCTGCACGACCTCGACGACGCCGGGGTCTCCGTCTGGCTCGACGACCTGAACCGCCCGATGATCACCTCCGGCGAGCTCCAGGCCTACGTCGACCGAGGCGTCCTGGGCGTCACCACCAACCCCACCATCTTCGCCGCGGCGCTGGCCGAGGGAGAGGCCTACACCGACCAGGTCCGCGACCTCGCGGCTGCTGGGGCCGACGTGGACGAGGCCGTGTTCGCCCTCACGACCGAGGACGTCCGCAACGCCTGCGACGTGCTCATGCCCGTCTACGAGCGGACCGGCGGTCAGGACGGTCGCGTCTCGATCGAGGTCGACCCGGGGGCCGCCAAGGACACCGAGCGCACCGTGCAGATCGCCGAGCGCCTGTGGTCGGAGATCGACCGGCCCAACCTCCTGGTCAAGATCCCCGCCACCGTCGAGGGACTGCCAGCCATCTCGCAGACCCTGGCCAAGGGGATCAGCGTCAACGTCACGCTCATCTTCTCGCTTGACCGCTATCGCGGGGTCATGAATGCCTACCTCACCGGCCTGGAGCAGGCCCGTGAGCACGGGGTGGACCTCTCGACGATCCGCTCGGTGGCGAGCTTCTTCGTCTCCCGCGTGGATGCCGAGATCGACGCGCGGCTGGAGAAGATCGGCACCGAGGAGGCCCTCGCCCTGCGCGGGCAGGCCGGGCTGGCCAACGCACGGCTCGCCTACCAGGCCTTCGAGGAGGTCTTCGGCACACCGCGCTGGCAGAACCTCGCCGACGACGGGGCCACGCTGCAGCGCCCGCTGTGGGCCTCGACCGGGGTCAAGAACCCCGACTACTCCGACACGATGTACGTCACCGGGCTCGTCGCGCCGCAGACGGTCAACACGATGCCGGCCAAGACGCTCGAGGCCACGGTCGACCACGCCGAGCTCGAGGGCGACACCGTCACCGGGTCCTACGCCCAGGCCCAGCAGGTGCTGGACGACCTGGAGCGGGTGGGCGTCTCCTACGCCGAGGTCGTCGACCAGCTCGAGACCGAGGGCGTGGACAAGTTCGAGGCCTCCTGGAGCGAGCTGCTCGGCACCGTGCAGGACGAGCTGGACAAGGCGGCGACGTCCCAGGACGGTCAGGAGAACTCCCGATGA
- a CDS encoding glucose-6-phosphate isomerase: MSTLTVQALGAVAAAVERHLPTLVGDRVASRLFDRDATLWGEDAESEAAKRLSWVGLHRSSRPLVGEIEALREELRERGVSRIVLCGMGGSSLAPEVITGTAGVDLVVLDSSDPDMVRTALEDGLERTAVVVSSKSGSTLETDSQRRAFVHAFTEAGIDPTERVVVVTDPGSPLDEQSRADGYRVVNADPDVGGRYSALTAFGLVPSGLAGVDLGALLDDAEEVADLLAEDDEANPGLRLGAALAGTQPLRDKLLFTDAGSGIAGLADWAEQLIAESTGKQGTGVLPVVTPAGASPTAGLTTTDDCTVVVLAPEDQEEPTPVEGAESVVEVAGSLGAQLLLWEVATAVAGRLLGINPFDQPDVESAKQAAREIMEDGAGSADAAAVTDGAVEIRTGGGDWPAQDVDTLDGAVTALLEQLDPRTGYLAVMVYLDRVEHAGLADVQADLVQRTGRPVTFGWGPRFLHSTGQYHKGGPAQGVYLQVTGAPAQDLSVPGKDFTFGEFLAAQAAGDAAVLADHGRPILRLHLTDQEQGLAQLRSVLAR; encoded by the coding sequence ATGAGCACCCTCACCGTCCAGGCACTGGGCGCGGTGGCCGCCGCCGTCGAGCGCCATCTCCCGACCCTCGTGGGCGACCGCGTGGCCTCCCGGTTGTTCGATCGGGACGCCACCCTGTGGGGCGAGGACGCCGAGTCCGAGGCTGCCAAGCGGCTCTCCTGGGTCGGCCTGCACCGCAGCTCACGACCCCTGGTCGGCGAGATCGAGGCGCTGCGCGAGGAGCTGCGCGAGCGCGGCGTCAGCCGCATCGTGCTCTGCGGGATGGGCGGATCGTCCCTGGCCCCTGAGGTCATCACCGGCACCGCCGGCGTGGACCTCGTGGTGCTGGACAGCTCCGACCCCGACATGGTCAGGACCGCGCTCGAGGACGGGCTGGAGCGCACGGCGGTCGTCGTGTCCTCCAAGTCCGGTTCCACGCTGGAGACCGACAGTCAGCGTCGCGCGTTCGTCCACGCCTTCACCGAGGCGGGTATCGACCCGACCGAGCGGGTCGTCGTCGTCACCGACCCGGGCAGCCCGCTCGACGAGCAGTCGCGCGCAGACGGCTACCGCGTCGTCAACGCCGACCCCGACGTCGGCGGTCGCTACTCCGCGCTGACCGCCTTCGGGCTGGTGCCCTCCGGGCTGGCCGGGGTCGACCTCGGTGCGCTCCTCGACGACGCCGAGGAGGTCGCCGACCTCCTCGCGGAGGACGACGAGGCCAACCCGGGTCTGCGCCTGGGCGCCGCCCTCGCCGGCACCCAGCCGCTGCGCGACAAGCTGCTCTTCACCGATGCCGGGTCCGGGATCGCCGGTCTGGCCGACTGGGCCGAGCAGCTCATCGCCGAGTCCACGGGCAAGCAGGGCACCGGGGTCCTTCCGGTCGTCACCCCGGCGGGGGCCTCCCCCACCGCCGGGCTGACCACCACCGACGACTGCACCGTCGTGGTGCTGGCGCCTGAGGACCAGGAGGAGCCCACCCCGGTCGAGGGCGCGGAGTCCGTCGTGGAGGTCGCGGGGTCGCTCGGTGCGCAGCTGCTCCTCTGGGAGGTCGCCACGGCGGTTGCCGGTCGCCTCCTCGGGATCAACCCCTTCGACCAGCCCGATGTCGAGAGCGCCAAGCAGGCTGCCCGCGAGATCATGGAGGACGGAGCCGGCTCGGCCGATGCGGCGGCCGTCACCGACGGCGCGGTCGAGATCCGCACCGGTGGTGGAGACTGGCCGGCGCAGGACGTCGACACCCTCGACGGTGCGGTCACCGCGCTGCTGGAGCAGCTCGATCCCCGCACGGGATACCTCGCCGTCATGGTCTACCTCGACCGGGTGGAGCACGCCGGTCTCGCCGACGTGCAGGCCGACCTGGTGCAGCGCACCGGACGACCGGTCACCTTCGGCTGGGGCCCGCGGTTCCTGCACTCGACCGGGCAGTACCACAAGGGCGGCCCGGCCCAGGGTGTCTACCTCCAGGTCACCGGTGCTCCCGCCCAGGACCTCTCGGTGCCGGGCAAGGACTTCACCTTCGGCGAGTTCCTCGCGGCGCAGGCCGCTGGTGACGCCGCGGTGCTGGCCGACCACGGTCGTCCCATCCTGCGGTTGCACCTGACCGACCAGGAGCAGGGGCTGGCCCAGCTGCGTTCCGTGCTCGCCCGGTGA